The following coding sequences lie in one Hippopotamus amphibius kiboko isolate mHipAmp2 chromosome 17, mHipAmp2.hap2, whole genome shotgun sequence genomic window:
- the LOC130840276 gene encoding olfactory receptor 1E2-like, with translation MTGRNETVVSEFLLLGLPIQSEHQHLFSALFLAMYVTTILGNLVIMVLICLDPHLHTPMYLLLSNLSFSDLCFSSVTVPRLLQDMQSQVPSIPYAACLTQMYFFLFFADLDDFLLAAMAYDRYVAICFPLHYTTIMSPKLCLLLVVLPWVLTTFHAMLHTLLMARLSFCADNVIPHFFCDSSALLKLSCSDTRVNELVIFIIGGLVVVLPFLLIILSYAQIMSSILKVPSAKGICKAFSTCGSHLTVVALFYGTIIGLYLCPSANNSTLKETVMSVMYTVVTPMLNPFIYSLRNRDMKGALGRVFCKKKTPFSL, from the coding sequence ATGACAGGGAGGAATGAAACTGTTGTCTCTGAGTTCCTCCTGCTGGGACTGCCCATCCAGTCAGAGCATCAGCACCTGTTCTCTGCCCTGTTCCTGGCCATGTATGTTACCACCATCCTGGGGAACCTCGTCATCATGGTCCTCATTTGCctggacccccacctccacacacccatgtatttGCTTCTCAGCaatttgtccttctctgatcTCTGCTTTTCCTCTGTCACAGTGCCCAGATTGCTGCAGGACATGCAGAGCCAGGTCCCATCCATCCCGTATGCTGCCTGCCTGACACAAATGTACTTCTTCCTGTTCTTTGCAGACCTGGATGACTTCCTCCTTGCggccatggcctatgaccgctatgtggccatctgcttCCCCCTGCACTACACCACCATCATGAGCCCCAAGCTCTGTCTCCTCCTGGTGGTGCTGCCCTGGGTGCTGACCACGTTCCATGCCATGTTACACACCCTGCTCATGGCCAGATTGTCTTTTTGTGCAGACAACGTGatcccccactttttctgtgattcATCAGCTCTGCTGAAGCTGTCCTGCTCGGACACCCGAGTTAATGAGCTGGTGATATTTATCATTGGAGGACTCGTCGTTGTCCTCCCATTCCTGCTCATCATCCTGTCCTATGCACAAATTATGTCTTCCATCCTCAAGGTCCCTTCTGCCAAGGGCATCtgcaaagccttctccacctgtggctcccacCTCACCGTGGTGGCTCTCTTCTATGGGACAATTATTGGTCTCTATTTATGTCCATCAGCTAATAATTCTACCTTAAAGGAGACTGTCATGTctgtgatgtacactgtggtgacccccatgctgaaccccttcatctacagcctgaggaacagagACATGAAGGGAGCCCTGGGAAGAgtcttttgtaaaaagaaaactcCCTTCTCTCTATGA